A stretch of the Deltaproteobacteria bacterium genome encodes the following:
- a CDS encoding Nif3-like dinuclear metal center hexameric protein has translation MKRASVTVMDVWRALDDHFPFAHKADWDNVGILVGDPGAPVRSVLFALDATPKVLSALKDSPTDLLVTHHPVVFTALSSFRPDRSASSAAYALARMGTAAICAHTNADVAPRGVSHAMARRLGLGGIRPLIPGEPASDACKVVVFVPAAHADSILAAAAGAGAGRIGGYSLCSFRTPGTGTFLGGIGTDPFVGASGREERVEEVRLETVAAGTLVPSVLRAIRAAHPYEEPAIDVVPLRGGALGGGVGAVGELRAATTLGAVLEEVRRTLRPSWIKAAGPRRKTVRRVAIVGGSGAEFYGSAREAGADLFVTGDVKYHQALEAAAGDMPVADIGHASGERWILPEFRRVVNERFRGVLSTRVIMEEEPLRHVSAGVPGGGMRP, from the coding sequence GTGAAGCGCGCCTCCGTCACCGTGATGGACGTGTGGCGGGCGCTCGACGACCATTTTCCCTTTGCCCACAAGGCCGATTGGGACAACGTCGGGATCCTCGTCGGGGACCCGGGCGCCCCCGTCCGGTCGGTCCTGTTCGCCCTCGACGCCACGCCGAAAGTCCTCTCCGCCCTGAAGGATTCGCCGACCGACCTGCTCGTCACCCATCACCCCGTCGTGTTCACCGCGCTTTCGTCGTTCCGCCCGGACCGTTCCGCGTCGTCCGCCGCGTACGCGCTGGCGCGAATGGGCACGGCGGCGATCTGCGCGCACACGAACGCCGACGTCGCCCCCCGCGGGGTGTCGCACGCGATGGCGCGCCGGCTGGGGCTTGGCGGGATCCGTCCCCTGATTCCGGGGGAGCCGGCATCGGACGCCTGCAAGGTCGTCGTGTTCGTTCCCGCCGCGCACGCGGACTCCATCCTCGCCGCCGCCGCCGGAGCGGGAGCGGGGCGGATCGGCGGGTACTCGCTCTGCTCCTTCCGGACCCCCGGAACGGGGACGTTCCTCGGCGGGATCGGGACCGATCCGTTCGTCGGCGCCTCCGGCCGCGAGGAACGCGTCGAGGAGGTGCGCCTGGAGACCGTGGCGGCGGGAACCCTCGTTCCGTCCGTGTTGCGGGCGATCCGGGCGGCCCATCCGTACGAGGAGCCGGCGATCGACGTCGTGCCGCTGCGCGGAGGGGCGCTGGGCGGCGGCGTGGGCGCCGTCGGAGAGCTGCGCGCCGCGACGACCCTCGGCGCGGTCCTCGAGGAGGTGCGGCGGACGCTGCGTCCGTCGTGGATCAAGGCGGCCGGTCCCCGCAGGAAAACGGTCCGTCGCGTCGCGATCGTGGGGGGGAGCGGTGCGGAGTTCTACGGCTCCGCGCGGGAGGCCGGCGCGGACCTCTTCGTCACCGGCGACGTGAAGTACCACCAGGCGCTGGAGGCGGCGGCGGGGGACATGCCGGTCGCGGACATCGGGCACGCCTCGGGCGAGCGGTGGATCCTTCCGGAGTTCCGGAGAGTCGTGAACGAGCGGTTCCGCGGGGTCCTGTCGACCCGCGTCATCATGGAGGAAGAGCCCCTGCGGCATGTTTCCGCGGGGGTCCCAGGGGGAGGGATGCGGCCTTGA